From the genome of Scytonema hofmannii PCC 7110, one region includes:
- a CDS encoding AI-2E family transporter, with amino-acid sequence MNPSQYRQVFVLAFPAFYRQRVNDILDECETSLVGWIRGTLIAMVVIGIVSYIGLLILGVPLPLVNALLAGLLEFIPNVGPTLSVIPPALLALTDTPWKAVAVIVLYILIQQFESLILVPTVMRREVSLLPLFTVLSVAVFSLFFGFLGLFLAIPLLIVLQIWLKEVLVKDVLNHWQRNAGDRRQNLHTAERSGDSSPPKTSEDRVPRPRSDKDGRTIKKIELGDRSVQAQI; translated from the coding sequence ATGAATCCCTCACAGTATCGACAAGTTTTTGTGTTGGCATTTCCAGCTTTTTATCGCCAACGAGTCAATGACATTCTGGATGAGTGTGAAACCTCATTGGTGGGTTGGATCAGAGGGACGCTGATTGCAATGGTTGTGATTGGTATCGTCAGCTATATTGGTTTGCTAATTTTAGGAGTGCCATTACCGTTAGTAAATGCGCTTCTAGCTGGTTTATTAGAATTCATTCCAAATGTTGGACCGACTTTGAGTGTAATTCCACCCGCGCTGCTTGCCCTGACTGATACACCCTGGAAAGCGGTTGCGGTGATTGTGCTGTACATTCTCATTCAACAGTTTGAAAGCCTGATCCTAGTTCCAACAGTGATGAGACGCGAGGTGTCTTTGCTGCCATTATTTACCGTGTTATCGGTTGCAGTCTTCTCGCTCTTTTTCGGATTCTTGGGATTATTTCTAGCGATTCCGTTGTTAATTGTACTACAAATTTGGCTGAAGGAAGTTTTAGTCAAGGACGTGCTTAACCATTGGCAAAGAAATGCAGGCGATCGCAGGCAAAATTTACACACTGCTGAGAGGAGCGGCGATTCCTCTCCTCCCAAGACCAGCGAGGATCGAGTCCCAAGGCCGCGATCTGATAAAGATGGACGTACTATTAAGAAGATTGAGCTAGGCGATCGCTCGGTACAGGCGCAAATTTAA
- a CDS encoding glycogen debranching N-terminal domain-containing protein translates to MRISVGKPILTINHGSTFMVTDLSGQINPNAYLGIFSNDTRFLSHYVCYIDGHNWIRLSSTTTTYYAARVYLTNPEFVSRNGKTPEGSIALIISRVVENGIYEELDLTNYGLEAVSFNLEIALRSDFADIFEVQSCQFVRRGYVETEWDAEHNELHTSYTNSDFYRCLIYQPYQFTSQPHYANGRITFEVRLKPGEKWQACCKYILVNNERIREEPINLSYAAAVNPDIINTEVEQLYCQWVNSATEIASPDDHLNQLYRQSIEDIGALRLYAYDFAPDVWLPVAGVPKFVTLFGRDSLIISLQNVIVHPGFARGALKKLAQLQAKEIEDWRDAQPGKILHEIRHGELAHFKQIPHTPYYGTADATPLFLIVLHETWKWLGDDSMLRDYRDVALRCLEWIDKYGDLDGDGFQEYKTRSPRGIENQGWKDSGDAVVYADGSQVKAPKALCELQGYVFDAWMRMAEAFEVLGEGEFSTELRTKAAKLRTQFEERFWCEDIGFYAFALDPDKRPVKTIASNPGHCLWSGIISPERAKCVAKRLFAPDMWSGWGIRTLSTQNQAYNPFSYHRGSVWPHDNSIIALGLKRYGFAQEAAHVARGIFEAGSYFSNYRLPELYAGVEREPGSFPVPYIQANVPHGWAAASVFQLLQAILGLQADAPNNCLYVDPYLPENLPELTLRHMEVGKAHVDLRFWREGDTTCWDATVQSGKVEVKEQAWQPWTSISLEEYSF, encoded by the coding sequence ATGCGAATCAGCGTTGGTAAACCAATTTTGACGATTAATCACGGTAGTACCTTCATGGTGACTGACCTAAGCGGACAGATTAACCCAAATGCATATCTAGGCATTTTTTCTAATGATACTCGCTTTTTAAGTCACTATGTCTGCTACATCGACGGTCATAATTGGATTCGTCTGAGTTCAACTACAACAACGTACTATGCAGCGCGGGTTTACCTCACTAATCCAGAGTTTGTCAGCAGAAATGGCAAGACTCCAGAAGGTTCAATAGCTCTAATTATAAGTCGGGTTGTGGAGAACGGTATCTACGAAGAACTTGACTTGACTAATTATGGTCTCGAAGCAGTCAGCTTTAATCTAGAGATTGCTTTACGTTCAGACTTTGCCGATATTTTCGAGGTTCAGTCCTGTCAGTTTGTGCGGCGGGGATATGTCGAAACTGAATGGGATGCAGAGCATAACGAGCTACATACAAGCTACACCAACAGTGATTTTTATCGCTGCCTGATTTATCAACCCTATCAATTTACGTCCCAACCTCACTACGCCAATGGTCGTATTACTTTTGAGGTGAGGCTGAAACCTGGTGAAAAGTGGCAAGCCTGTTGCAAATATATCTTGGTGAACAATGAACGTATCCGGGAAGAGCCAATCAATTTGTCTTATGCGGCGGCTGTTAATCCAGATATTATTAATACTGAGGTTGAGCAGTTGTATTGTCAGTGGGTAAATAGTGCTACGGAGATTGCTTCTCCTGACGACCATTTGAATCAACTTTATCGCCAGTCTATAGAAGATATCGGGGCACTGCGGCTATATGCTTACGACTTTGCCCCCGATGTCTGGTTACCTGTCGCTGGTGTGCCTAAGTTTGTGACTCTGTTCGGGCGCGACAGTTTAATTATTAGCTTACAAAACGTTATTGTCCATCCTGGCTTTGCTCGCGGTGCTTTGAAGAAGCTAGCGCAGTTACAGGCAAAAGAAATTGAAGATTGGCGAGATGCCCAACCAGGGAAGATTTTGCACGAGATCCGTCATGGCGAATTAGCACATTTCAAGCAAATACCTCATACCCCCTACTACGGCACAGCTGATGCCACACCCTTGTTTTTGATTGTCCTCCACGAAACCTGGAAGTGGTTGGGAGATGACTCTATGTTACGCGATTACCGAGACGTGGCGCTGCGTTGCTTAGAATGGATTGACAAATATGGTGACTTAGACGGTGATGGGTTTCAGGAGTACAAAACGCGATCGCCACGGGGAATTGAAAACCAAGGCTGGAAAGACTCAGGGGATGCAGTTGTTTATGCCGACGGCAGTCAGGTAAAAGCACCCAAGGCGCTTTGTGAGTTGCAAGGTTATGTGTTTGATGCTTGGATGCGGATGGCAGAGGCGTTCGAGGTGCTGGGTGAAGGCGAATTTTCCACCGAATTACGCACCAAAGCTGCAAAACTACGTACCCAATTTGAAGAACGCTTTTGGTGTGAAGACATTGGTTTTTATGCCTTTGCTCTCGATCCAGATAAACGACCCGTTAAGACGATCGCCTCAAACCCAGGTCATTGTCTCTGGAGTGGCATTATCAGCCCAGAACGTGCTAAGTGCGTTGCCAAGCGCTTGTTTGCCCCAGATATGTGGAGTGGTTGGGGCATTCGCACTTTATCTACTCAAAATCAGGCTTACAATCCTTTTTCCTATCATCGCGGCTCAGTGTGGCCCCACGACAACAGTATCATTGCTCTAGGATTGAAGCGTTACGGTTTTGCCCAAGAGGCAGCCCATGTTGCCCGTGGCATTTTTGAGGCAGGCAGCTATTTTAGCAATTATCGTCTACCAGAACTTTATGCAGGTGTCGAGCGAGAACCAGGAAGTTTTCCAGTACCGTACATACAGGCAAACGTACCTCATGGATGGGCAGCAGCGTCAGTATTTCAGCTATTGCAAGCGATACTTGGTTTGCAAGCTGATGCTCCTAATAACTGCCTTTATGTCGATCCATATCTCCCCGAAAACCTACCTGAATTAACGCTGCGACATATGGAAGTTGGGAAGGCACACGTTGACTTGCGATTTTGGCGAGAGGGCGATACGACTTGCTGGGATGCTACTGTTCAATCCGGTAAGGTTGAGGTGAAGGAACAAGCTTGGCAACCTTGGACTTCCATCTCACTCGAAGAATATTCATTTTGA